A DNA window from Agrobacterium vaccinii contains the following coding sequences:
- a CDS encoding DUF262 domain-containing protein — translation MTNQIKDIVGKRFESAQSQLVIQSADLPLATLAGMVEAKSIDLQPTFQRRERWTKKDQSALIESFLLNVPVPPIYLAEERSGTYTAIDGKQRLNAIGNFIHGRLKLSELESFTEANGLTFSDLPEEIQNAFKLRPYIRVITLLKQTDPQLKYEVFLRLNRGGEKLLNQEIRNVAFRGPLNDLMFKLSENEFLRKQLKIKDDSSQNWRKMVDVEYVLRFFTLTNDYETFSGDLSVELDSFMKDNQNREGQWLTQLESDFNRSIYFCEQFWGEHAFHRAENASWRDQPIASIFDAQMVAIKSLPDATLNRVANRKAEVVAEMHNLFSDDRFLEATRTSTNTPSRVKHRISEVRKLLTKLGA, via the coding sequence GTGACAAATCAAATTAAAGATATCGTCGGGAAGCGGTTTGAGAGCGCCCAGTCCCAACTTGTAATTCAATCGGCTGACCTGCCCTTGGCCACGCTCGCGGGAATGGTCGAAGCAAAATCTATAGACTTACAGCCAACTTTTCAGCGAAGGGAAAGATGGACGAAAAAAGACCAGTCAGCATTGATCGAAAGCTTTTTGCTGAATGTTCCAGTACCTCCGATCTACTTAGCCGAGGAGAGGAGCGGCACATACACCGCAATTGATGGAAAGCAGAGGCTAAACGCCATCGGCAACTTTATCCATGGGCGGCTCAAACTGAGCGAATTGGAGAGCTTCACCGAAGCGAATGGTTTGACGTTCTCCGACCTGCCGGAGGAAATCCAGAACGCTTTCAAACTGAGACCTTACATCCGTGTAATAACGCTTTTAAAGCAGACTGATCCTCAGCTGAAATACGAGGTTTTTCTACGACTCAATAGAGGCGGAGAAAAACTACTTAATCAAGAAATACGTAATGTCGCATTCCGAGGTCCTCTAAATGATTTGATGTTCAAGCTTTCAGAAAATGAGTTTCTGCGGAAGCAATTGAAAATCAAAGACGATAGTAGCCAAAATTGGCGGAAGATGGTTGATGTCGAATATGTTCTGAGATTCTTTACTTTGACTAACGACTACGAGACTTTTTCGGGTGACCTGTCCGTAGAACTCGACAGCTTCATGAAGGACAACCAAAACCGAGAAGGACAATGGTTAACGCAACTTGAAAGCGATTTTAATAGATCAATCTACTTTTGCGAGCAATTCTGGGGGGAGCATGCTTTCCATCGGGCGGAAAACGCGAGTTGGAGAGATCAGCCAATCGCTTCAATATTCGATGCTCAGATGGTCGCAATCAAGTCGCTGCCAGACGCAACACTTAATCGCGTAGCCAATAGGAAAGCCGAAGTTGTAGCTGAAATGCATAATCTTTTTTCTGATGATCGCTTTCTGGAAGCAACTCGTACCTCTACTAACACACCAAGCCGCGTAAAACATCGCATATCCGAAGTCAGAAAGCTGCTGACCAAACTAGGCGCATGA